The genomic stretch acaacatagggtccttcatagttaggagtccactttcccctagaatcattgtgaaatagtatcatcttcttgagtacaaggtcaccctctttgaattctctcggcttaaccttcctatcaaatgcctgcttcattctcttttgatataactgtccatggcacaaggcagtcattcttttttcttcaatcaaattcaactgatcgtatctgctttgacaccattcagcctctgacaactgagtttccattagtatcctcattgatggaatttcaacctctatcagtaacacagcttccataccgtatacaagtgaaaatggggtttccccagttgaagtacggactgatgttctatatccgtgtagtgcaaaaggcagcatttcatgccaatctttgtaggtaacaaccatcttttgaatgatcttcttgatattcttatttgcagcttcaactaccccattcatcttgggacggtaaggagaagagttgtgatgctcgatcttgaaactttcacataattcatccatcattttgttgttcagattggagccattgtcagtgatgatcttgtttggaatgccatatcggaaaatgagattatttttgatgaatctgaccaccacttgctttgtcacctttgcatacgaagctgcttccacccatttggtgaagtaatcaattgccatgagaatgaaacggtgtccgttggaagctttgggttcaatcataccgatcatgtcaatgccccacattgagaatggccaaggagcagaaatcacattcaaaaaggttggtggtacatgaaccttatcagcgtagatctgacatttgtgacacttctttacaaatttgtagcaatctgattccatggtcaaccagtagtaaccagctctcaacatctttcttgacatagagtggccatttgcatgagtaccaaaggacccttcgtgaacttccttcatcaacatttctgcttcctttttgtcaacacatctgagtaagaccatgtcataattcctcttatagagcacattctgattaaggaagaaactgcctgacaatcttctcaaagtctttttatctttttctgttcctccaagaggatactcctgagtctgaaggaaatgcttgatatcgtggtaccatggtttatcatcgaaactggcctcagctgtaaacacatgtgatggtctatcaagtcgcttgatcacaattctgggtacttcgtttggaaaacccacttgatacattgaagacaacgtagctagagcatccgccatatgattctcatcccgaggaatgtgatgcaattcaaccttggtgaagaaagtcaacaatcttcttgcatagtctttgtatgggatcaagccagggtggcgtgtttcccattctcctttgatctgattgataactaacgctgagtcaccataaacagtaagatttttgatgcggaggtcaatggcttcttcaagacccatgatacaggcttcatattcagcaatgttgtttgtacattcaaagcaaattcttgccgtgaaaggaatatgagaaccttctggagtgataatgactgcacctactccatgtccataaacgttggaagctccatcaaatactaaaccccattgagaatctggttcaggtccttcttcaggaagtggctctttacaatctctggattttaggaacatgacatcttcatcaggaaactcatcctcattatcatcgtgatcttcaacgggttggtgagcaaggtactcagccaacacactgctcttgatagctttctgggtatgatactcaatgtcgtattctgataacagcatctgccatcttgcaatcttaccagtgagtgcaggcttctcaaaaatgtacttgattggatccattttggatatcaaccaagtggtgtgacttaacatatactgccttaatctcttagcagcccaagccaatgcacaacatgtcttctcgagtaaggagtatcgtgattcacagtcagtaaatttcttgcttaagtagtaaatggcatgctctttctttccagtttcgtcttgttgacccagaatacagcccatagaattctcaagcactgtcaaatacataaccaacggtcttccagcaacaggtggtaacaagataggaggctccatgaggtactctttgatactgtcaaatgctttctgacaatcctctgtccaaacacaattctgactctttctcagcaatttgaagataggttcacaagtggcagtcatgtgagaaataaaccgggatatgtaattcaatcgtcctagaaaacctctcacttgcctttggttttggtgcgggcatctcttggatagcttttactttatctggatcaacttcaatgcctttttggctgacaatgaagcccaagagtttacctgacctgacgccaaatgtgcatttgttcggattgaggcAAAGACGGAACTTCCTCAATCATTGAAAAAACTTCAATAGATctactaagtgaccttcttctgaacgagacttcgcgatcatgtcatccacataaacctcaatctctttgtgcatcatgtcgtgaaagagcgttgccatggctcgctggtaagtagcacctgcgttcttcaacccaaacggcattacttgataacagaatgttccccatggtgttatgaaggtagttttttccatgtcttcgggagccattttgatctggttatacccggagaatccgtccatgaaggagaatatgtcaaactttgatgtattgtctaccaacatgtcaatgtgaggcagggggaaatcatcctttgggcttgctctatttaagtcacgatagtcgacacacattcgtaccttcccgtccttcttaggaactggcacaatatttgctatccactctggatacactgaagtggcaagaaaaccagcatctatttgcttcagaacttcttctttaattttgacggccatatctggatgtgttcttcttaatttctgtttgaccggtggacattctggcttcaaaggtagcttgtgctctacgatgtcagtgtcgagaccaggcatatcttgataagaccaagcaaacacatctacatactctttcaacaggctgatcaattgctccttgacctgtggggataacaatgctccaattttgacttctttcacattttcttccgaacccaagttgactgtttccaaaggctccttgtatggctgaatagtgtcttcttcattttcaagctggcgggcgacctcttctggaatctcatcccactcttcctcttcagcttcgaatacagaatgttcaaagttgggagagggcatgatgtcattgtgttcaacgggtttaagtaacctgtacaaacaattgtttttagaggactgaccatgacatgcaaaaatgtgttctttttaaggtttttttttttgtgttaccattttccgaaaaagctgaaaagataaaaggacacaagtgtataggaacacaaaagatctttttcatggatagtacgtttttgacaaaagtgcccattttacaaaattaatgcttcgcgctttgggctaaagcggaagatttttgaaaactgaaaagcttaattactttgatatgtggacacaatgtgggatgtcaactgcggtccagttcttcataactactcctGGTGTCACAAATCTGGGGCCTTCGTCTTCTGTCTTTCCCTCAAAAGTATCCTCCTCAACTGCTACCATGTTGATAAACCCACCGCTGTGAAAGATATCTTTGAAAGGTCGCACCACTGAAGTCTGCACTTGTTTTCCATCAACAAAGCCTAATCCTGCATGGTTAACGTTTTCTGGCAACTCTATCACCTTGCCCCACATTTCTGTAGGACCTGTCTTGACAATCTGCTGGGCGTCTTTGAATGACGCGATTGAACCTTCACTTTTCTTGTAATCATCGATGGTCAGGGCCTGAAATGGAGTTTGAACAGCCGTTTCGTCTGCTTCTATCACACTAAACGATGAAAGGTGGCTAATCAGCATAGCCTGCTCCCCATTAACCGTCACTATTTGCCCATTCTTGAAAATTTTTAACTTCTGGTGTAACGTGGATGTAATGGCAcccgcctcatgaatccatgggcgTCCGAGCAGACAGCTATAAGCTGGCACtatatccataacctggaaagtgatctggaatACATGTGGTCCAATACCAATAGGCAAATCAACTTCTCCAATGACTGATTTTCTTGATCCACCGAACGCTTTCACAATAATTCCACTGTGCCGCATTTGCCCCCCTTTGTACTTTAGCTTCACCAAGGTAGACTTGGGCATGACATTCAGAGATGAACCGGTGTCAATTAGGATATTAGACAAAGAATCCCCTTGACAATTGGTTGAGATATGGAGAGCGAAGTTGTGATTCTTTCCTTCTTCTGGcagttcttcatcataaaagccTAAGCCATTGCACGAAGTGATGCTGCCTACAACATTGTTGAACTGCTCTGCTGTTATATCCTGTTCTACAAAGGCTTGATCAAGCACCTTCAGTAGTGCTTCTCTGTGGACAGCTGAATTCAATAATAAGGACAGAAtcgagatttttgacggtgtctgtAGCAACTGATCTACCACTTTGTAGTCACTGAGCTTGATAATTCTAAGTAGTTCATCTGTTTCTTTATCAAGGGTTGAATTGCTTGTTTTCCCTTCTGCTTCTCTTGTCACTGGTACCACGACTACTGGATCTTTCTCAACATTTCTACTTGGGATAACCGGCGGAGCGAACACGCGGCCACTGCGCGTCATTCGGCTATTTGCTGCGATATTGGTAACTGAGGCTAAGGTTTTAATCTCGACCTCTTTACCGTTCTCAATAATAGTTGCTGCATAGCGGTAGGGGACCGCTTTATCTGAAGTGTAAGGCATTGGGCCCGGAGGGCAAATCACCACTGGCTCCCTCGGATGATAAGTTATCTCTACTTTCTCTGGAATGTTGAAGCAAGGAATGATGACATTCACCTCTTGTTCTTGTGATTCTGGAGAACTCACTTGTCTAGAAATCTGAATCAAACCCTGATCAAGGACGCCTTGCAAATCATCTTGAATCTTTCTACAACCTCTTGAATTGACTGAACATGTACCACAGATCTGGTGGTCATGTTGGAATAGACCATGAGCACATAAAACAAAATGAATTTCAACCAAAGACTGTCGAATCTCCTCTATCTTCGTAACACGTTGTTCATTGAGACAAACTTCTATATTGTTCACTGATGAAGGACCATGACTTGGCATTGGATTGTCCTTCACATTGGGACCCATGCTCTTGAAGGTCAGGATACCTGCTCTTGTCAACTTTTGTACTTCCAACTTTAAATCAAAACAGTTGTCTAAGTCATGACCTGGAGCATTCTGATGAAAGGGACAAGATAcctctggcttgtaccaccaagGTAGCACTTCTGGTACAGGAGGTCGTGGTTGTGGTTGCACAAGGTTTTTAGTGATCAAAGctggatacaattctgcatatgacatcggaattggatcaaaattggTTCTTCTTTGTTGCTGTGGTGGACGTTGTTGTAactgatgttgatgttgttgaggttgatgttgttgctgatactgagtaTTCTGTTGGAAGCGGTTGGTACGCTGCTGAGGGTATTGGACTTGAACTGGAGCGGATGGTAAGGATAATTGATCCTTCTTGGATGATTATAGGACACAGCATTAGTTTCTTGTTCCTTCTTTTTCATAAAACCGCCGTACCTCTTTGCCTCGCTTGAAGATGAACTTCCTTCTCTGACTAGACGCCCTTCTCGAACTGCTTCCTCTAAACGGACTCCCATGTTTACCATGTCAGTAAAGTTTGTAGGAGCGCTTGcaatcatcctctcgtaataaaaAGTATCAAGAGTCTTTAAGAACACTTtcgtcatctccttttcttccataGGTGGAACAACCTGTGCTGCAATTTCGCGCCACCTTTGCGCGTATTCACGGAATGTCTCCTTTTCTCTTTGTTGCATGgacctcaactgatctcggtctggcacattatcaaggttgtatttgtaatgtttgataaaggcctcgcctaaattgttgaaagtcttgatctgagaactgtctaatcccatataccaGCGTAAAGCTGCACCGGTAAGGCTGTCTTAAAAACAATGAATGAGCATCCTTTGGTCGTTGGTGTACATTGACATCTTTCGCACGTACATAACCAAATGGGTCTGTGGACAAGAActtcctttgtacttttcaaattcTGGTAGTTTAAATTTTGCTGGCATCCTTACGTCTGGAACCAAACACATATCATTTACATCTCTGCCAAACAGTTCTTTCCCACGAAgagcttttatctctttttgtaattccgcaaactgatcctggaattcatccattctatcattgagaccaggatcctcacttggggtagggccgtgatagacaggttctcttaggtgaggagtatagtgaacaacgggaggcacattagtgaagacaggagcatttggtggaacgaactcttgttgatatctatcttgactaagatccctgggtatttcccaaggacgggatgctgtgatggtaacagaagtgactgggacagcgttgatttctgaagcgatgactgtagtgacgggtgctgctgttgtctgattctgaatttgaggttgattctgtgCCGAAGTCTGTCCTGAATTATGAACTTGAGCCCTAGCCTGGGCTTCCTCTGCTTGTAGACGGGCGGTTAACATTTGGTTGCGCATCTCTGCTGCCTGTGCTTGCGCCTGGATCTGTGCATCTTGTGCTTCGGCAACCTGAGCTTGTGCTGTTTGAAGTTGAGCAGCTTGGGCTGCTTGATTTTCTATCAATGTCTCGACCATAGCAGAAAGGCGGTCAACCTGAgctttcaattctcggttctcgttatctgttatctccattcttcttttgtagttggctcttgtgttgtaattatgcgtcagcttgaaatggatctgctggcgggaagcaactgttagaagactggaccaagacagacaacctgtatgcacgtgatgcatggatatgcaaaatgaatgatttttcaaggaactctaagtgaaggaaaagatagaattgcaaacatttttgataacaaaacaaaaattttcatttttagcatttttatcaaaatatacaaagttatcaacccaaaatacaaccaagaaaaccatttaaggacatatgtcatcaggacgagcataaacaagtaggagttgtccttcaagtctctcaattctttcttcataggccttctgcataaaagctttctccttcaccaaactgtctacaagacctttccatgcacctgaggactgtggaatctgggagtaatctgttgtgcctgaggaaaataaatcctcttgcacccttggacgtttacctgcacgatcttctccactctgctcctttaactgtctctgaagttcttcattttccatttcgagcacctgggccttatccttccaagcgtctctctctttcttgaccctctccaaggtggcttggagttcttctttttcatctagcggaaggtagggggtcttcaacggagcgggtttgataggatcatgatgtgggtatggcattttcaactgtatagctttggctctgatccactggaggtacggctcataggaggtacaatctttcttacccaattcaagtctccctttgcgacaaacacgatgccaagctcttactactctctctttcatagtagggtcctcctcgttatccctcaagaaaataccttctaaaagaatgttaggaggcttgtcctttatagggtaaccgagttgtctcctagcaagtactggattataagaaatgattccctttgtgcccatgaggggcacattggggaactccccgcaactatcaatgatctacacatcgtctaaaactctactataccatgcaGATTTCTGACtaggtaagagacataatcctctgtgaccactgaagtcctgacttgcgatcccaaaaagtagctgacttaggaagatgagagacaaaccatttgtagagtaacggtatacagcagactatggttcctcctcctttcaaagtacggtaatggatggaatgataggtgtctccgagcaaagttggaacaggattaccacttaggaagatgcgtatagcatatgaatccacaaaaccttcaatattaggaaatagtaacaaaccgtagatcaacaaggcgaacagatgctccacaataatatcacaaccttgactggcaaaataagaaaccttccccattaagaacttggcagtgaaacctggaagtcctcctttggtggtgaagttattcttgaattctgacttcttcatgtacaacacttttgcaagagaactgtgctcgggtaaattttctgaaccagagaaaggtactgtatcagcaactgggatgtgaagcaattgggcatactcttccaatgtaggcatgagttgatagtctgggaatgtgaaacagtgatagactggatcataga from Lathyrus oleraceus cultivar Zhongwan6 chromosome 7, CAAS_Psat_ZW6_1.0, whole genome shotgun sequence encodes the following:
- the LOC127104708 gene encoding uncharacterized protein LOC127104708; protein product: MGPNVKDNPMPSHGPSSVNNIEVCLNEQRVTKIEEIRQSLVEIHFVLCAHGLFQHDHQICGTCSVNSRGCRKIQDDLQGVLDQGLIQISRQVSSPESQEQEVNVIIPCFNIPEKVEITYHPREPVVICPPGPMPYTSDKAVPYRYAATIIENGKEVEIKTLASVTNIAANSRMTRSGRVFAPPVIPSRNVEKDPVVVVPVTREAEGKTSNSTLDKETDELLRIIKLSDYKVVDQLLQTPSKISILSLLLNSAVHREALLKVLDQAFVEQDITAEQFNNVVGSITSCNGLGFYDEELPEEGKNHNFALHISTNCQGDSLSNILIDTGSSLNVMPKSTLVKLKYKGGQMRHSGIIVKAFGGSRKSVIGEVDLPIGIGPHVFQITFQVMDIVPAYSCLLGRPWIHEAGAITSTLHQKLKIFKNGQIVTVNGEQAMLISHLSSFSVIEADETAVQTPFQALTIDDYKKSEGSIASFKDAQQIVKTGPTEMWGKVIELPENVNHAGLGFVDGKQVQTSVVRPFKDIFHSGGFINMVAVEEDTFEGKTEDEGPRFVTPGILDRDYLLILPLLQNRICFVCGLWIVLFVDYLGYLLVALFVDCGHYTLRGVFGLFTVARLLL